The following are from one region of the Hymenobacter radiodurans genome:
- a CDS encoding FUSC family protein, whose amino-acid sequence MSDKKDYSELTLEELLIEEKKVKKNAVFSAGLIGFMVGIMIYGIVTKGFGFLYIAIPLFLILLIYKNSQIQKQNLKQIQAEIDVRNLKQDRLDY is encoded by the coding sequence ATGTCTGATAAAAAAGATTACTCAGAATTAACACTTGAAGAGTTGTTAATAGAGGAGAAAAAAGTTAAAAAGAACGCAGTTTTTTCTGCGGGCCTGATAGGTTTTATGGTAGGTATAATGATTTATGGTATTGTAACGAAGGGCTTTGGCTTCCTCTATATTGCCATTCCATTATTTTTAATATTATTGATTTATAAGAACTCACAAATTCAAAAACAAAATCTCAAGCAAATTCAAGCTGAAATTGACGTTAGAAATTTAAAACAAGATAGATTGGACTATTGA
- a CDS encoding exo-beta-N-acetylmuramidase NamZ family protein, which yields MLNILLSNFLAPLFWLTSFLLPVPQTPKKPPIITGADQTEQYLPYLKGKRVGVLANPTTIIGRRHLVDSLQKRGINIVKVFGPEHGFRGNASAGVKVQNEVDAATGIPIISLYGPKRKPSTEDLADVDVMLFDVQDVGTRFYTYINVLRNIMEACAENNKELLILDRPNPNGYLIDGPVLDMQYKSGIGQFPIPIAHGLTIAEFAKMINGEGWLPDKRTCKLRIVQIKNYRHDLEYTLPVPPSPNLNTQQSVLLYPSVCLFEGAYINLGRGTQFPFTVLGSPHLKGKYPFSFTPTSIKGMSETPLFMDQLCYGLDLRRFDARQLRTSGRIHIEWMLELYRASPNKAQFFDRSLSKEMGDINKLAGVAEFRQQIEAGKSAKEIRASWEPQLSQYKQRRLKYLLYP from the coding sequence ATGCTCAACATTCTGCTTTCCAATTTTCTAGCGCCCCTGTTCTGGCTGACCAGCTTCCTGCTGCCAGTTCCGCAGACGCCAAAAAAGCCCCCCATCATCACCGGCGCCGACCAAACGGAGCAGTACCTCCCCTATCTGAAAGGCAAGCGCGTAGGTGTACTGGCGAACCCCACCACCATCATCGGCCGGCGTCACCTCGTGGATAGTCTTCAGAAGCGGGGCATCAACATCGTGAAGGTGTTTGGGCCGGAACACGGTTTTCGGGGCAATGCCAGCGCCGGCGTGAAGGTGCAGAACGAAGTGGATGCGGCCACGGGTATTCCCATTATTTCCCTCTACGGCCCTAAGCGCAAGCCCTCCACCGAAGATTTGGCCGATGTGGACGTGATGCTGTTCGACGTGCAGGATGTGGGGACGCGCTTTTACACCTACATCAACGTGCTGCGCAACATCATGGAGGCCTGCGCCGAGAACAATAAGGAGCTACTCATCCTGGACCGACCCAATCCCAACGGCTACCTCATCGACGGCCCCGTGCTGGATATGCAGTACAAGTCGGGCATCGGGCAGTTTCCGATTCCCATTGCACACGGCCTCACCATAGCCGAGTTTGCGAAGATGATAAACGGCGAAGGCTGGCTACCGGATAAGCGCACCTGCAAGCTCCGCATCGTGCAGATCAAAAACTACCGCCACGACTTGGAATACACGCTACCGGTACCGCCTTCTCCCAACCTCAACACCCAGCAAAGCGTGCTGCTGTACCCATCGGTGTGCTTGTTTGAGGGAGCGTACATCAACCTGGGCCGGGGCACGCAGTTTCCGTTCACGGTGCTGGGCAGCCCTCACCTGAAAGGTAAGTATCCGTTCTCCTTCACGCCCACCAGCATTAAAGGCATGAGCGAAACGCCTCTATTCATGGACCAGCTATGCTACGGCCTCGACCTGCGCCGCTTCGACGCCCGCCAGCTGCGCACCTCCGGCCGCATTCACATTGAATGGATGCTGGAGCTCTACCGCGCCTCCCCCAACAAAGCCCAGTTCTTCGACCGCAGCCTCAGCAAGGAAATGGGCGACATCAACAAGCTGGCCGGCGTGGCCGAGTTTCGCCAACAGATAGAAGCGGGCAAGTCGGCCAAGGAAATCCGCGCCTCCTGGGAGCCGCAGCTCAGCCAGTACAAGCAGCGGCGCTTGAAGTATCTGCTGTATCCGTGA
- a CDS encoding DUF3276 family protein: protein MEDRHDQEEIYSQRIKAGKRTYFFDVKATRGQDYYLTITESKRKLRDDDTFSYEKHKIFLYKEDFAKFVDALQDAVDYVREELLTEEEVAELDRPRPAYNDEPYNGNTTDTTY from the coding sequence GTGGAAGACCGTCACGATCAGGAAGAAATTTATTCGCAGCGCATTAAAGCTGGTAAACGCACGTACTTCTTCGACGTGAAAGCCACGCGCGGCCAAGACTATTACCTCACCATCACCGAGAGTAAGCGCAAGCTCCGCGACGACGACACCTTTTCGTATGAGAAGCACAAGATCTTCCTGTACAAGGAAGATTTTGCCAAGTTTGTAGATGCCCTGCAAGATGCCGTGGATTATGTGCGCGAAGAGTTATTGACGGAGGAAGAGGTAGCCGAGCTAGACCGCCCCCGCCCCGCCTACAACGACGAGCCCTACAACGGCAACACCACCGACACTACTTATTAA
- a CDS encoding metallophosphoesterase family protein, producing the protein MNLFIVGDVHGCYFTFLELLQHWNPAREILIQVGDLVDRGNFSPETVAAAISLNLKHPKQTVFLKGNHEAGMLKYYGPQGPYPSWLEWGGRETLEQYTTQAHLQLPHLIWLAQRPLYWENEAMFVSHAGLASTPNPLDEDDQDGVLWRRGPLRNIGRLQIVGHTPTQDCRPAFDAAHQALYIDTGAYMGNCLTGVKLTPDGEVLEYIAVDTHRTDISFR; encoded by the coding sequence ATGAACCTGTTTATAGTTGGTGATGTGCATGGCTGTTATTTCACCTTTCTGGAGCTCTTGCAGCACTGGAACCCGGCCCGGGAAATCCTCATTCAGGTGGGCGACCTCGTGGATCGGGGTAACTTCTCGCCCGAAACAGTAGCCGCCGCCATTTCTCTCAACCTGAAGCACCCCAAGCAGACTGTATTTTTGAAAGGCAACCACGAAGCGGGAATGCTGAAATATTATGGCCCCCAAGGCCCGTATCCAAGCTGGCTGGAGTGGGGCGGGCGCGAAACCTTGGAGCAGTATACTACGCAGGCTCACTTGCAGCTGCCGCACCTTATCTGGCTGGCTCAGCGCCCTTTGTACTGGGAAAACGAAGCCATGTTTGTGAGCCACGCAGGCCTGGCCAGCACACCCAACCCGTTGGACGAGGATGATCAGGACGGCGTATTATGGCGTCGGGGACCCTTGCGCAATATTGGCCGCTTGCAGATAGTTGGCCACACGCCCACCCAGGATTGCCGGCCGGCCTTCGATGCGGCCCACCAAGCCCTCTACATTGATACAGGCGCCTATATGGGCAACTGTCTTACGGGTGTGAAACTGACTCCGGATGGCGAAGTATTGGAATACATTGCCGTCGATACGCACCGCACCGACATCAGCTTTCGTTAA
- a CDS encoding M48 family metalloprotease, whose protein sequence is MQSTQFRRLSAAALLTALLPLTSASSLNSGPTKAAAPVQGAQPDPQIIAQFGLLDNAKLQSYIDSKGMQMGKISDRPADVKGFTVVDSPVINAFATPDGHVYFTRGIMAHFNNEAQFAGVLGHEIGHITARHGQKQQTRSTVANGAILLGSIFSRRIASIAQPAAQVVGLGLLKYGRDDENESDQLGVKYSSKIGYDPASMADFFLTLQRTEQSSGASPIPTFLSSHPNSADRYQNVKKLAQQAEQQAGRQLAVNREQYLRLIEGLPYGEDPRQGYVESGTFYHPDLKFSFPIPSGWKSQNSPSQFQMGEPNGKAVLVLLPAPGNSLDAAAEALVKQLSLQSAQAQRTTINSFPAIAIQADQVQQAQNGQQGVSARTLSYLIQDGQTIYALVGLTSPADFNTYAPQFQRSAQGFARLTDASKLNRQSEKIRIKTAAKATTLAQALAANGIPTARREELAVLNGMKLTDPLSAGSLYKVVGK, encoded by the coding sequence ATGCAATCCACCCAATTTCGTCGTTTGAGTGCCGCCGCCTTGCTGACTGCACTCTTGCCCCTGACCAGTGCCAGCAGCCTGAACTCCGGCCCTACCAAAGCCGCCGCACCTGTGCAGGGCGCGCAGCCCGATCCGCAGATTATAGCGCAGTTTGGCCTGCTTGATAATGCCAAGCTACAGAGCTACATCGACAGCAAAGGCATGCAGATGGGCAAAATCTCCGACCGCCCCGCAGATGTTAAGGGCTTTACCGTCGTCGATTCGCCGGTTATCAACGCTTTTGCCACGCCCGATGGCCACGTGTATTTCACCCGTGGTATTATGGCGCACTTCAATAATGAAGCGCAGTTTGCCGGCGTGCTAGGCCACGAAATCGGGCACATCACGGCTCGCCATGGCCAGAAGCAGCAAACGCGCTCTACCGTTGCCAATGGGGCTATTTTGTTGGGCTCCATATTCTCGCGGCGCATTGCCTCTATTGCGCAGCCCGCCGCGCAGGTGGTCGGGCTGGGCCTGCTTAAGTACGGCCGCGACGATGAAAACGAATCTGACCAGCTGGGCGTGAAATACTCCAGCAAAATTGGCTACGATCCGGCTTCCATGGCCGATTTCTTCCTGACGTTGCAGCGCACTGAGCAGAGCAGTGGCGCATCTCCCATCCCCACCTTTCTCTCATCGCACCCCAACTCCGCCGACCGGTATCAGAACGTAAAAAAGCTGGCTCAACAGGCCGAGCAGCAAGCCGGTCGTCAGCTAGCCGTCAACCGCGAGCAGTATCTGCGTCTCATCGAGGGCTTGCCTTACGGCGAAGATCCACGCCAGGGCTACGTAGAATCCGGCACCTTTTACCACCCTGATTTAAAATTCAGCTTTCCCATTCCTTCGGGCTGGAAGTCGCAGAATTCGCCTTCGCAGTTTCAGATGGGCGAGCCCAATGGTAAGGCCGTCTTGGTGTTGTTGCCTGCCCCCGGCAACTCCCTCGATGCCGCCGCGGAAGCCTTGGTGAAGCAGCTCAGCTTGCAGTCGGCCCAGGCCCAGCGCACTACTATCAACAGCTTTCCCGCTATTGCCATCCAGGCCGACCAAGTGCAACAGGCGCAAAACGGGCAGCAAGGCGTAAGCGCCCGCACGTTGTCTTACCTTATTCAGGATGGCCAGACCATCTATGCATTAGTCGGCCTCACATCGCCTGCCGATTTCAATACGTATGCTCCCCAGTTTCAGCGTAGTGCCCAAGGTTTCGCCCGCCTCACCGACGCTAGCAAACTGAACCGTCAGTCGGAGAAAATCCGCATCAAAACGGCGGCTAAAGCTACCACGCTGGCCCAAGCGCTTGCCGCCAACGGTATTCCTACCGCGCGCCGCGAGGAACTCGCCGTGCTGAACGGCATGAAGCTGACCGATCCGCTTAGCGCCGGGAGTTTGTATAAGGTGGTGGGAAAGTAA
- a CDS encoding YybH family protein: protein MLYAALKRGKVEVESIALRIFNIILSNASFILKSNSMKKTCYLIALLLCVNTINAQSQNSEKEIRNLEQIEVKAVLEKDSTMLLKLWDKEYVVNSPDNVIVFPGKTTLDRPVMKRSRMSFARNTEQVIFKGDMAFAMGSETVVTTGDQSQAAQSIKRRYTNVWMKKNTSWKLVARHANIICRE, encoded by the coding sequence GTTGAAGTAGAATCTATTGCATTACGGATATTTAATATTATCTTAAGTAACGCATCCTTTATACTTAAAAGTAATTCCATGAAAAAGACATGTTATTTAATCGCACTTCTACTTTGCGTTAATACAATTAATGCCCAAAGCCAGAATTCAGAAAAAGAAATCAGGAATCTAGAGCAAATCGAAGTAAAAGCCGTTCTGGAAAAAGATTCGACAATGCTTTTGAAGTTGTGGGATAAAGAATATGTGGTTAATTCACCCGACAACGTAATTGTTTTTCCTGGAAAAACAACTTTGGATAGGCCCGTTATGAAAAGATCTAGAATGTCTTTTGCCCGTAACACCGAACAAGTTATTTTTAAAGGTGATATGGCTTTTGCAATGGGCAGCGAAACTGTTGTCACTACCGGTGATCAATCCCAAGCAGCACAAAGCATCAAGAGACGTTACACAAATGTCTGGATGAAAAAAAACACCAGTTGGAAGTTGGTTGCCAGGCATGCGAATATCATTTGTCGAGAATAA
- a CDS encoding zinc ribbon domain-containing protein YjdM, whose protein sequence is MDVKDSNGTLLNEGDSVTLIKDLKVKGSSLTLKRGTMVKNIRLTNSPQEIEGRAGGSTMVLKTEFLKKA, encoded by the coding sequence ATGGACGTAAAAGACAGTAACGGCACCCTACTCAACGAAGGCGACTCCGTTACACTCATTAAAGATTTGAAAGTAAAAGGCTCGTCGCTCACGCTAAAGCGCGGCACGATGGTAAAAAACATCCGCCTCACCAACAGCCCTCAGGAAATTGAAGGCCGCGCGGGCGGCAGCACCATGGTGCTGAAAACTGAGTTTTTGAAGAAGGCATAG
- a CDS encoding M48 family metalloprotease yields the protein MKRSFLFASNAAFLLLLAACTTNPVTGKKQVSLMSESQEVALGQQSDPQVLAQFGLVDNPALQRFIQDKGQKMAAVSHRPELKYEFKIVDSPVINAFAVPGGYVYFTRGIMAHFNNEAQFAGVLGHEIGHITARHSAQQQTKATFGQLLLIGGMIASPQLAQYGEQAMQGLQVLFLKFGRDDERESDRLGVEYSTKIGYDAKQMADFFLTLQREQDKASAAAGAEPIPDFLSSHPNPEDRYNTVKQLAAETQQQVGTTNLAVGRDSYLRMIEGLVYGEDPKQGFVENNTFYHPELKFQFSVPTGWKHQNSPQQFQMAAPDGKALMVLTLAPVSRWKRRPSRWCSSSSYSPLSRSS from the coding sequence ATGAAAAGATCCTTCCTCTTCGCTAGCAATGCGGCATTTCTGCTGCTGTTGGCGGCCTGCACGACGAACCCCGTCACGGGCAAAAAGCAAGTCAGCCTGATGTCGGAAAGTCAGGAAGTAGCGCTAGGGCAGCAGTCCGACCCACAGGTGCTTGCCCAGTTTGGCTTGGTAGATAATCCAGCTTTACAGCGCTTTATTCAGGATAAAGGCCAAAAGATGGCTGCTGTATCGCACCGGCCAGAACTCAAATATGAGTTCAAGATTGTCGATTCGCCGGTTATCAATGCCTTTGCCGTACCGGGTGGCTACGTGTACTTTACGCGGGGCATTATGGCTCATTTCAATAATGAGGCACAGTTTGCGGGTGTGCTGGGTCACGAAATCGGGCACATCACGGCTCGCCATTCAGCTCAGCAGCAAACCAAAGCCACCTTTGGGCAATTGCTCCTTATCGGCGGCATGATTGCCTCGCCCCAATTGGCTCAATATGGCGAGCAAGCCATGCAGGGCTTACAAGTGCTCTTCCTCAAATTCGGCCGCGACGACGAGCGCGAATCTGACCGCCTGGGCGTGGAGTACTCCACCAAAATCGGCTACGACGCCAAGCAGATGGCCGATTTCTTCCTTACGCTTCAGCGCGAGCAGGATAAAGCAAGCGCCGCGGCTGGCGCCGAGCCCATTCCCGATTTTCTCTCTTCCCACCCCAACCCCGAAGACCGCTACAACACGGTAAAGCAACTAGCGGCCGAGACCCAGCAGCAGGTCGGTACAACCAACCTGGCTGTTGGCCGCGACTCCTACCTGCGCATGATTGAGGGCTTGGTGTATGGCGAAGACCCCAAGCAGGGATTTGTGGAGAACAATACCTTTTACCATCCTGAGCTGAAGTTTCAATTCTCGGTTCCTACGGGCTGGAAGCACCAAAACTCCCCCCAGCAGTTTCAGATGGCCGCCCCCGATGGCAAAGCCCTGATGGTACTGACGTTGGCCCCGGTGAGTCGTTGGAAGCGGCGGCCCAGCAGATGGTGCAGCAGTTCAAGTTACAGCCCGTTGAGTCGAAGCAGCTGA
- a CDS encoding DNA-3-methyladenine glycosylase family protein, with product MLLPDFSHEAAVAHLRRDPILAAIIDGCRPVEPRPHEDIYLALIKAIVSQQISTKAAAAIWKKVEALFRPDGYPEPSVLVLMSDDELRAAGLSRQKAGYLRAIAEFSLQDKLEYTFIAGLTEEELTNHLTAIRGVGRWTAQMIQMFALDQPDVFPEGDLGVQNAMRRAYQLEETGRPLLRRITHIAEDWRPYRTLACKYLWQSLPTTPKPEK from the coding sequence ATGTTGCTCCCTGATTTTTCCCACGAAGCGGCTGTGGCGCACCTGCGCCGCGACCCCATCCTGGCTGCCATTATCGATGGTTGCCGCCCCGTTGAGCCCCGCCCCCATGAGGACATTTATCTGGCGCTGATCAAAGCAATTGTCAGCCAGCAGATTTCGACGAAAGCCGCGGCGGCCATCTGGAAAAAGGTAGAAGCCTTGTTTCGGCCTGATGGCTATCCGGAGCCCAGCGTGCTGGTGCTGATGAGCGATGATGAGCTGCGCGCCGCTGGATTATCGCGCCAGAAAGCGGGCTATCTGCGGGCTATTGCCGAATTTTCTCTCCAAGACAAGCTTGAATACACCTTCATTGCAGGCTTGACAGAGGAGGAACTCACGAATCATCTTACCGCCATTCGCGGCGTAGGCCGCTGGACAGCCCAGATGATTCAGATGTTCGCCTTAGATCAGCCCGACGTGTTTCCCGAAGGTGATTTAGGCGTGCAAAACGCAATGCGCCGCGCCTACCAGCTGGAAGAAACTGGCCGGCCGCTGCTACGCCGCATTACGCACATAGCGGAAGACTGGCGGCCATATCGAACGTTGGCCTGCAAGTACTTGTGGCAGTCGTTGCCAACTACCCCAAAACCAGAGAAGTAA
- a CDS encoding type IX secretion system plug protein: MQCYVGTGQPTEVFQPPVAPLQGQGFTLEFDLLGSKSERLTAKLVHCDVDWKPSVLTDMQFLNEINEFLITDYRTGVGTKVPYYHYRLRVPPVKISGNYLLVVQSTGRVPLLTRRLMVYQNDVEVDLRQGIPVAGEERYTLQQVDFAIRYGAMNLVNPAQEVKVILRQNFRWDNAKINLRPTFVRDAERLLQYQYFNFENAFPGLSEFRFFDTRSLRVLGQGMAKLDPEANPRAVLLTLEGTRNGQGYTQYEDINGQRVFENREYGNGDSNADYANVTFELKAEQPAPGPVYIIGALTDWQFKDEFKLTYDAENQIYRTTALLKQGYYNYYYATQTPQGPNSVPWEGSHQETENQYDLLVYYRPPGTRADLLIGYQTITANARRP; encoded by the coding sequence GTGCAGTGCTACGTAGGCACGGGCCAGCCGACGGAAGTGTTTCAGCCGCCGGTAGCGCCGTTGCAGGGGCAAGGCTTTACGCTAGAGTTTGATTTGCTGGGCAGTAAGTCGGAGCGGCTGACGGCAAAGCTCGTGCACTGCGATGTGGACTGGAAGCCCTCCGTGCTCACCGATATGCAGTTTCTGAACGAGATAAACGAGTTTCTTATCACCGATTACCGCACTGGCGTCGGTACCAAAGTGCCTTACTACCACTACCGTTTGCGCGTGCCGCCGGTCAAAATCAGTGGTAATTACTTGCTGGTGGTGCAGAGTACGGGGCGCGTGCCGCTGCTTACGCGGCGGCTGATGGTATACCAAAACGACGTGGAAGTAGACCTGCGCCAGGGCATTCCGGTGGCAGGCGAGGAGCGCTACACCTTGCAGCAGGTTGACTTCGCCATTCGCTACGGCGCCATGAATCTGGTGAATCCGGCCCAGGAAGTGAAGGTGATTCTGCGCCAGAATTTTCGCTGGGATAACGCCAAAATCAATCTGCGGCCCACGTTCGTGCGTGATGCCGAGCGTCTGCTCCAATACCAGTATTTCAACTTCGAAAATGCCTTTCCGGGCCTCAGCGAGTTTCGCTTTTTTGACACCCGCTCCCTGCGCGTACTCGGTCAGGGCATGGCCAAACTAGACCCTGAAGCCAACCCCCGCGCTGTACTCCTGACGCTGGAAGGCACCCGCAACGGCCAGGGCTACACCCAATATGAGGATATCAATGGCCAGCGCGTATTTGAGAACCGCGAGTACGGCAACGGCGACTCCAATGCCGACTACGCCAACGTGACGTTTGAGCTGAAAGCCGAACAGCCCGCACCCGGCCCGGTATACATCATTGGCGCCCTCACCGACTGGCAGTTTAAGGATGAGTTTAAGCTCACCTACGATGCCGAGAATCAGATTTATCGCACCACGGCACTGCTCAAGCAAGGCTACTACAACTACTACTACGCCACCCAAACGCCTCAGGGCCCGAATAGTGTGCCGTGGGAAGGCAGTCACCAAGAAACCGAGAACCAATATGATCTGCTGGTGTACTACCGTCCGCCCGGCACCCGCGCCGACCTGCTGATCGGGTACCAGACGATAACTGCCAATGCCCGCCGACCCTGA
- a CDS encoding DUF58 domain-containing protein has translation MAQPLDLAAVSSFENLEFLARQLVEGFITGLHQSPYHGFSVEFSEHRLYNPGESTRHLDWKVFARTDKLFVKRYEEETNLRCHLLLDVSPSMYYPAPGNDKLRFSILCAAALITLLQKQRDAVGLVTFADQVELQTPVRSTSTHRHTLLLTLQQLLERPPTRRVTDVAHVIHQIAQQIPKRSLVVLFSDMLGRAPEEQTTMLAALQHLRHQHHEVLLFHIMDRATESEFAFADRPYLFEDIETGEQIKLQPNQVRDQYRAAMQRYEQELALRCGQYKIDFVPVDIREPFDKALYAYLVKRGKVR, from the coding sequence ATGGCTCAACCCCTTGATTTAGCTGCCGTCAGCTCGTTTGAGAATCTGGAGTTTCTGGCCCGTCAGCTGGTCGAGGGCTTTATTACGGGCTTGCACCAGTCGCCGTACCACGGCTTTTCGGTGGAGTTTTCGGAGCACAGGCTCTACAACCCCGGCGAAAGTACCCGCCACCTCGACTGGAAAGTGTTTGCCCGTACCGATAAGCTGTTTGTGAAGCGCTACGAGGAGGAAACCAACCTGCGCTGCCACTTGCTGCTCGATGTATCGCCAAGTATGTATTACCCAGCGCCGGGCAACGACAAGCTGCGCTTTTCTATTCTGTGCGCCGCCGCCCTTATTACTCTGCTCCAGAAGCAGCGCGATGCCGTGGGCTTGGTCACGTTTGCCGATCAGGTAGAATTACAAACACCGGTTCGCTCCACCAGCACCCACCGCCACACGCTGCTCCTGACACTGCAACAATTGCTGGAAAGGCCCCCCACGCGCCGCGTTACCGATGTAGCGCACGTTATCCATCAGATTGCCCAGCAGATTCCTAAGCGCTCCTTGGTGGTGCTCTTTAGCGATATGCTGGGCCGTGCGCCGGAGGAGCAAACGACCATGTTGGCGGCTTTGCAACACCTGCGCCACCAGCATCATGAGGTATTGCTGTTTCACATCATGGACCGCGCCACGGAGTCGGAGTTTGCCTTTGCCGACCGTCCGTATCTGTTTGAGGACATCGAAACCGGAGAGCAAATCAAGCTTCAACCCAATCAGGTGCGCGACCAGTATCGCGCCGCCATGCAGCGCTACGAGCAGGAATTGGCCCTGCGCTGCGGACAGTACAAAATTGATTTCGTGCCGGTAGATATCCGGGAGCCGTTTGATAAGGCCCTCTATGCGTACTTGGTGAAGCGGGGAAAAGTGCGGTAA
- the nhaA gene encoding Na+/H+ antiporter NhaA, whose translation MPTFYRRVISPIRDLSESGKLSGLLLLLATVFSLAISNSALGESYLRLWETHIGIAPLEKTVSHWINDGLMVIFFFLVGLEIKREVLYGELTNLRAALLPVVAAVGGVTAPALIYLLFTTGTDLTHGWAVPTATDIAFSLGILSLLGDRVPFSLRIFLTALAIIDDLMAVVIIAIFYTADLNMTYLLGSVGILAVLVALNRLKIGWLPLYFLLGLALWYCVLKSGVHATIAGVLLALTIPTDAIERIEHALQKPVSYIILPVFALANTAIILSVDTLRELTSPLSLGIALGLLLGKPIGIFGACWLMIKTGMASLPANVNWRRLLGLGFTAGIGFTMAIFIANLSFSDASRIDLAKLAVILGSILSALVGIFLLRPRPDMVAATADKPKLVKEA comes from the coding sequence ATGCCCACATTTTACCGAAGAGTTATTAGCCCTATCCGCGATTTATCAGAAAGTGGAAAGCTTTCGGGCCTGCTGTTGCTGCTGGCTACGGTATTTTCGTTGGCAATCAGCAATTCGGCTTTGGGCGAAAGCTATTTGCGCCTGTGGGAAACGCACATCGGTATTGCTCCGCTTGAGAAAACCGTGTCCCATTGGATAAATGATGGGTTAATGGTCATCTTTTTCTTTTTGGTAGGACTGGAAATCAAGCGCGAAGTGCTCTACGGGGAACTGACCAATTTGCGGGCGGCCCTATTGCCAGTAGTGGCGGCTGTGGGCGGCGTCACGGCGCCGGCCCTCATCTACTTACTATTTACCACGGGCACCGACCTAACGCACGGCTGGGCAGTGCCCACCGCTACAGACATCGCTTTTTCGCTAGGTATTCTCTCGCTGCTCGGGGATCGGGTGCCATTTAGCCTACGCATTTTCCTCACGGCGCTGGCCATTATCGATGATTTGATGGCGGTCGTGATTATCGCAATTTTCTATACCGCCGATCTGAATATGACCTACTTGCTCGGTAGTGTAGGCATATTAGCAGTTCTAGTAGCGCTAAATCGGTTGAAAATAGGTTGGTTGCCGCTTTACTTTTTGCTGGGTCTAGCCTTGTGGTATTGCGTGCTGAAATCGGGGGTGCACGCTACCATTGCAGGAGTATTGCTCGCGCTTACTATTCCTACCGATGCTATTGAGCGAATTGAGCACGCCTTGCAAAAGCCGGTCAGCTACATTATTCTGCCCGTGTTTGCCTTGGCTAATACGGCCATTATCCTCTCCGTCGATACGCTGCGTGAATTAACATCGCCATTGAGCTTGGGTATCGCGCTGGGGCTGCTTTTGGGCAAACCCATCGGAATTTTTGGGGCCTGCTGGCTCATGATTAAAACCGGAATGGCTTCTTTGCCGGCTAACGTGAACTGGCGGCGCTTGCTGGGGCTGGGCTTTACGGCTGGCATCGGCTTCACGATGGCAATATTTATCGCCAACCTTTCATTCTCCGATGCCAGCCGCATTGACCTAGCCAAACTCGCCGTCATTTTAGGCTCTATTCTTTCTGCCTTGGTCGGTATTTTTCTGCTGCGTCCGCGCCCAGATATGGTGGCCGCAACAGCTGACAAACCTAAGCTGGTGAAGGAAGCCTAA